One Micromonospora eburnea genomic region harbors:
- a CDS encoding FadR/GntR family transcriptional regulator has protein sequence MTRALDSVAVPPRGHRVRQTIEQLRARILGGEWPVGGRIPTEPQLVAALGVGRNTVREAVRALVHAGVLECRQGSGTYVVSTDELAPVVARRLTDDRMAEVVEVRRAFEVEAARLAALRRTPADLAALDTALATREAAWRSGRVDEFVEADAALHSAVVAAAHNGMLAELYASVGAALRSTVAQAMGDALEPERYVDHGRLVDAIRDGDPARAAIEAGAFLEPPSGA, from the coding sequence GTGACACGTGCCCTCGACTCCGTCGCCGTGCCCCCGCGCGGCCACCGGGTACGCCAGACGATCGAACAGCTCCGGGCCCGGATCCTCGGTGGTGAGTGGCCGGTGGGCGGGCGCATCCCCACCGAGCCGCAGCTCGTCGCCGCGCTCGGCGTCGGGCGCAACACGGTCCGGGAGGCGGTCCGCGCACTGGTGCACGCCGGGGTGCTGGAGTGCCGCCAGGGCTCCGGGACGTACGTGGTGTCGACCGACGAGCTGGCCCCGGTAGTGGCCCGCCGGCTCACCGACGACCGAATGGCCGAGGTGGTCGAGGTCCGCCGCGCCTTCGAGGTGGAGGCGGCCCGGCTCGCCGCGCTGCGGCGTACCCCGGCGGACCTGGCGGCGCTCGACACCGCGCTCGCCACCCGGGAGGCCGCCTGGCGGTCCGGCCGGGTGGACGAGTTCGTCGAGGCGGACGCCGCGCTGCACAGCGCGGTCGTGGCCGCCGCCCACAACGGCATGCTGGCCGAGCTGTACGCGTCGGTCGGCGCCGCACTGCGCAGCACCGTCGCGCAGGCGATGGGCGACGCGCTGGAGCCCGAGCGGTACGTCGACCACGGCCGGCTGGTCGACGCGATCCGGGACGGCGACCCGGCGCGGGCGGCCATCGAGGCCGGTGCTTTCCTGGAGCCCCCCTCCGGGGCATAG
- the mscL gene encoding large conductance mechanosensitive channel protein MscL — translation MLKGFKDFIMRGNVIDLAVGVVIGAAFTGVVTQLTKSFLEPLVRVFIALITGSKNGITGSTPTFRSIPFDWVAFVNAVITFLLTAAALYFLVVFPMNKLAERRRRGEEPPPKAPSEEIRLLTEIRDALLAGHQATPAQRGALDDVLGHRQEPPAAR, via the coding sequence ATGCTCAAGGGCTTCAAAGACTTCATCATGCGCGGCAACGTCATCGACCTGGCGGTCGGTGTCGTCATCGGCGCCGCCTTCACCGGCGTGGTCACCCAGCTGACCAAATCGTTCCTGGAACCACTGGTGCGGGTGTTCATCGCGTTGATCACCGGGAGCAAGAACGGGATCACCGGGTCGACCCCCACGTTCCGGAGCATCCCGTTCGACTGGGTGGCCTTCGTCAACGCGGTGATCACCTTTCTGCTCACCGCGGCGGCGCTCTACTTCCTCGTGGTGTTTCCGATGAACAAGCTCGCCGAGCGGCGGCGGCGCGGCGAGGAGCCGCCGCCGAAGGCCCCGAGCGAGGAGATCAGGCTGCTCACCGAGATCCGGGACGCGCTGCTCGCCGGCCACCAGGCGACGCCGGCCCAGCGGGGCGCGCTGGACGACGTACTGGGCCACCGGCAGGAGCCGCCCGCCGCGCGCTGA
- a CDS encoding benzoate/H(+) symporter BenE family transporter has protein sequence MTGRLQPVLAGVVTALVGFASSFTVVLAGLRAVGADQAQAASGLLALCVATGCCAVWLGLRHRLPLAIAWSTPGAALLVATGPVPGGWPAAVGAFLLTGLLIAAAGLVPALGRAVAAIPGPIASAMLAGVLLPLCTAPVRALVEVPRLAGPVVLAWLVLHRFARRWAVPGALAAAAVAIALTTSGPVRAHLAPTVALTAPTWTLSAVVGLALPLFLVTMAAQNVPGAAVLAGYGYRAPLGSALRVTGLATALGAPAGGHAVNLAAITAALAAGPDAHPDPDRRWIASVTAGIGLALLGLGAGVATALVLLSPPVLVEAVAGLALLGALAGAVSAAVAEPDAREAAVVTFVVTASGVSLLGVGGAFWGLVAGWLMLLLFRRRPAAPATTLPATETERDLAGSRH, from the coding sequence GTGACCGGTCGGCTCCAACCCGTGCTGGCCGGGGTCGTGACCGCCCTCGTCGGCTTCGCCAGCTCGTTCACGGTCGTGCTCGCCGGGCTGCGTGCGGTCGGCGCCGACCAGGCACAGGCGGCCTCCGGCCTGCTGGCGCTCTGCGTCGCCACCGGCTGCTGCGCGGTCTGGCTGGGGCTGCGCCACCGGCTGCCGCTGGCGATCGCCTGGTCCACCCCGGGCGCGGCGCTGCTGGTCGCCACCGGCCCCGTACCCGGCGGCTGGCCGGCAGCCGTCGGCGCGTTCCTGCTCACCGGCCTGCTGATCGCCGCCGCCGGACTGGTCCCGGCGCTCGGCCGGGCGGTCGCCGCGATCCCCGGCCCGATCGCCAGCGCCATGCTCGCCGGGGTGCTGCTGCCACTGTGCACCGCGCCGGTCCGGGCCCTGGTCGAGGTGCCCCGGCTGGCCGGGCCGGTGGTGCTCGCCTGGCTGGTGCTGCACCGGTTCGCCCGCCGCTGGGCGGTGCCGGGCGCACTGGCCGCGGCGGCGGTGGCGATCGCGTTGACCACGTCCGGGCCGGTCCGGGCGCACCTCGCCCCGACCGTCGCGCTGACCGCGCCGACCTGGACGCTGTCCGCGGTGGTCGGGCTCGCGCTGCCGCTGTTCCTGGTCACCATGGCCGCGCAGAACGTGCCCGGGGCGGCCGTCCTCGCCGGCTACGGCTACCGGGCCCCGCTGGGCTCCGCGCTCCGGGTGACCGGGCTCGCCACCGCGCTCGGCGCCCCGGCCGGCGGGCACGCGGTGAACCTGGCCGCGATCACCGCGGCCCTCGCCGCCGGCCCGGACGCCCACCCCGACCCGGACCGGCGCTGGATCGCCTCGGTGACCGCCGGGATCGGCCTGGCGCTGCTCGGGCTGGGCGCCGGCGTGGCGACCGCACTGGTGCTGCTCTCGCCGCCGGTCCTGGTCGAGGCGGTGGCCGGGCTCGCGCTGCTCGGCGCGCTGGCCGGCGCGGTCTCCGCAGCCGTCGCCGAGCCGGACGCCCGCGAAGCGGCGGTGGTCACCTTCGTGGTCACCGCCTCCGGGGTGAGCCTGCTCGGGGTGGGCGGCGCGTTCTGGGGTCTCGTGGCCGGCTGGTTGATGCTGCTGCTATTCCGCCGCCGCCCCGCCGCTCCGGCCACCACGCTCCCGGCGACGGAGACCGAGCGTGATCTGGCCGGATCCCGCCACTGA